The genomic interval GACTGCCATTCGCTAACATTGGCATCCAAGGAGTTTTCGGGCTAATATAGGCAATGCCAACGCCTTTTGGTCCATAGAATTTATGGCTCGAGAGTGATAAGGCATCGACAAAGGGAGTTACTTCCTTAACCTCTATCTTTCCGATACTTTGGACCATATCACTATGAAAAAGAACATCATATTTTTTGCAGATCGCACCAATTTCTTTTATCGGTTGGATAGCGCCAATTTCAGAATTCACATGCTGAATGGAAACAAGTATGGTGTCAGGTCGAATGGATTCCTCTAGCAATTCTATATCGATTACACCAGTTTCCAATAAAGGTAGATAGGTAATTTCATAGCCCTTGTCTGCTAAAGCTTGCATCGTACTATGAATCGAAGCATGCTCAGCTGCCGATGTAATGAGATGTTTTCCTTCTTTTTTTGATGCCAATAGCAAGCTTTGCAAGATTAAAAAATTACTTTCCGTACCACCACTGGTGAAATATATCCCATTTTTATCAACGTTTAATAATCTTCCCCATTCACTGCGACAATTCTCAACGATTGTATTAGCTGTATCTCCCATATCATGGAGACTATTCGTATTACCAAAGTATTTACAGGCTACCTCCATATAAGTTGTAGCTGCGTCAGAATCTAAAGGCGTAGTAGCCGCATGATCAAAATATTTCATTAGAAATTCCTCCAATAGGATTAAGTTGTAGGAGAAGAAGGCTTGCGTTGTTCTCGCTTATTATTTTGATAATAAAAAGATGAATGTTAGTATTAGAAAATCTTTTAATAAAAAACACTTGTCATAATTTTAAATCTATGTAAATATAAGTGTCAAGACACCTGTAAAACAGGAGGGTAAAAAATGGACGCGGATGTATTAATTATTGGCAGTGGAATCGCTAGTTTACAGCTAGCTAAAAAACTTTCAACTGACCTAAATGTGATTATTCTCACAAAATCACAGGCGGAAATGAGCAATTCTTATTTAGCACAAGGTGGAATCGCTGCAAGTATGGGAGATTCAGATGATTATAGAAAGCATGCACTCGATACGTTAGAAGCAGGACGTTTTCACAATAATCCAGAAGTAGTTGCCGAAATGACTAGAGCAGCACCTAGCTTAATAAACGAATTATGGCATGATGGATGCAGATTTGATGAGGATACAGCAGGAAAGCTTGCATTAGGAATGGAAGGGGCTCATTCTGAAAAAAGAATTGTCCATAGTGGAGGCGATACAACGGGAAAACAGGTGATGAATTACCTAACGGAAACGATGACGAACAATATAGAAATCATCGAAAATGTTTTTGTCTATGAATTAATGGTAAATACTAATACTAATCAATGTTTTGGCGCAAAAGGAATATTACCAGATGGCACTCGTTCGGAATTTTATAGCGCTCATACCGTTATCGCAACAGGAGGATGTGGGAAGCTATTCGCTTATTCCAGTAGTGCTTCCACCATAACTGGTGATGGGATTGCCCTTGCTTATTTAGCTGGAGCTTCGATTAGTGATATGGAATTCATACAATTTCATCCTACATTACTCTATGTAAACGGAAAAACGGTTGGCCTTATTTCAGAAGCAGTTAGAGGAGATGGAGCAAGATTAGTTACAGCTTCTGGAGAGTATGTCATGGAAAAAGTCCATCCCTATAAAGATTTAGCACCACGCCATATTGTCTCCCAAACAATTTATCAGTATTTATCGAAAGGAGAGACAGTCTATTTAGATATTTCAATGATTGCTAATTTTCAAGAAAGATTTCCTTCCATCACAAAAATGTGTGTAGAGCAAGGCATTGATTTGCAAAAAGGATTACTTCCAGTTGCTCCTGGTAGCCATTTTTTAA from Niallia sp. FSL W8-0635 carries:
- the nadB gene encoding L-aspartate oxidase; this encodes MDADVLIIGSGIASLQLAKKLSTDLNVIILTKSQAEMSNSYLAQGGIAASMGDSDDYRKHALDTLEAGRFHNNPEVVAEMTRAAPSLINELWHDGCRFDEDTAGKLALGMEGAHSEKRIVHSGGDTTGKQVMNYLTETMTNNIEIIENVFVYELMVNTNTNQCFGAKGILPDGTRSEFYSAHTVIATGGCGKLFAYSSSASTITGDGIALAYLAGASISDMEFIQFHPTLLYVNGKTVGLISEAVRGDGARLVTASGEYVMEKVHPYKDLAPRHIVSQTIYQYLSKGETVYLDISMIANFQERFPSITKMCVEQGIDLQKGLLPVAPGSHFLMGGVDTDLYGRTTVHNLYAIGEAACTGFHGANRLASNSLLEGLYMGGKLAKLLQKSPKIKEQCIKTDNKERNPNFSPIFPEKAEIQRRMMENVGIVRNEINLRMHLQWLEEFGISDRFKLSLENKSIEEIEKYFMLMTAFLITKSALERKESRGGHFRSDYPVERDEWMKKKVSFKRERTKENQNEPIKIAETTGSIFYGRYRRT
- a CDS encoding IscS subfamily cysteine desulfurase — protein: MKYFDHAATTPLDSDAATTYMEVACKYFGNTNSLHDMGDTANTIVENCRSEWGRLLNVDKNGIYFTSGGTESNFLILQSLLLASKKEGKHLITSAAEHASIHSTMQALADKGYEITYLPLLETGVIDIELLEESIRPDTILVSIQHVNSEIGAIQPIKEIGAICKKYDVLFHSDMVQSIGKIEVKEVTPFVDALSLSSHKFYGPKGVGIAYISPKTPWMPMLANGSHENGFRSGTVNTAGIASMTVAAQKTCSKLTEYISKLTHLRNLFKETINMESIVIFECSEQYPGIIGLRVKGIQGQWLVLECNRQGFAISTGSACQVGKQAPSKTMKALGLSDGEAKEFIRMSMGRDNTEEDIIDLANVINALALSIVDAGS